A portion of the Camelus ferus isolate YT-003-E chromosome 16, BCGSAC_Cfer_1.0, whole genome shotgun sequence genome contains these proteins:
- the LOC116656816 gene encoding acid-sensing ion channel 1-like produces MSRSGGAGRPAAALTGPGRFRMAREEPAPAAVAAAGQPGGGRGGERERALQGTGVARRGRPSLSRAKLHGLRHMCAGRAAAGGSFQRRALWVLAFCTSLGLLLSWSSNRLLYWLSFPSHTRVHREWSRQLPFPAVTVCNNNPLRFPRLSKGDLYYAGHWLGLLLPNRTARPLVSELLRGDEPRRQWFRKLADFRLFLPPRHFEGISAAFMDRLGHQLEDMLLSCKYRGELCGPHNFSSVSCPPREPAPAAPPLQSRETDRLSPPPRWPLAVTQEAEADPLSLLQVVGTWTQLQEEWPGFPVPASLLPLSAP; encoded by the coding sequence ATGAGCCGGAGCGGCGGAGCTGGGCGGCCCGCTGCCGCGCTCACCGGCCCGGGACGCTTCCGCATGGCCCGCGAGGAGCCGGCgccggcggcggtggcggcggctggGCAGCCCGGGGGCGGCCGGGGCGGCGAGCGCGAGCGGGCGCTACAGGGGACAGGGGTCGCCCGCAGGGGGCGGCCGTCGCTGAGCCGCGCTAAACTGCACGGGCTGCGGCACATGTGCGCCGGGCGTGCGGCGGCGGGGGGCTCCTTCCAGCGGCGGGCGCTGTGGGTGTTGGCGTTCTGCACGTCCCTGGGCTTGCTGCTGTCCTGGTCCTCGAACCGCCTGCTCTACTGGCTCAGCTTCCCGTCGCACACGCGGGTGCACCGCGAGTGGAGCCGCCAACTGCCCTTCCCCGCCGTCACCGTGTGCAACAACAACCCGCTGCGCTTCCCGCGCCTCTCCAAGGGGGACCTCTACTACGCCGGCCACTGGCTCGGGCTGCTGCTGCCCAACCGCACGGCGCGCCCGCTGGTCAGCGAGCTGCTGCGGGGCGACGAGCCGCGCCGCCAGTGGTTCCGCAAGCTGGCCGACTTCCGCCTCTTCCTGCCGCCGCGCCACTTCGAGGGCATCAGCGCCGCCTTCATGGACCGCCTGGGCCACCAGCTCGAGGACATGCTGCTCTCCTGCAAGTACCGTGGCGAGCTCTGCGGCCCGCACAACTTCTCCTCCGTGAGTTGCCCTCCGCGCGAACCCGCTCCCGCCGCTCCCCCACTCCAGAGTCGGGAGACCGAccggctctcccctcccccgcgGTGGCCCCTTGCGGTGactcaggaggcagaggcagatccCCTGAGTCTTCTCCAGGTTGTGGGAACTTGGACACAACTGCAGGAGGAGTGGCCTGGCTTCCCTGTCCcggcctctctccttcctctgtcagCTCCCTAG